In Chitinophaga oryzae, the sequence CCACATCTCCGTGCATACATGGCCGGAGTACGGTTTGTGTACCTGCGATGTGTTCCTGTCCAATTTCAGAAGAAACAATGATACCATCACCGCGGCTATCATGGAAGCATTGCAACGCTTTTTTATGGCCGACCGTCAGGAATCCCATTGTATCAGAAGATAGAATCCCTATACATTCATGAGCGACCACTTTCCTTCTTCCTTTAATTGTCCTGCCTGCCAGCGGCACCATCACCTGTTTGACGCGGAAAAGACACAAATGTACGTGTGCGGCAAGTGCCATACCGTGATTGAAGCCGGTCCGCGGGGCCTTTTTGCGGCGTATAAGTTACACCGGCCCAAGGGGAAGCCTAAGTTGCAGACATGGCAGCGTGGCACGCTAAACGGTCATGCCTATACGGTGATCGCCGTAGCGGAGCGGTATGAAGTGAATACACCCTATAGCTGGTTTGAATATACCCTGCTGCGGGACAATGACCACCAGCTCGCTTACTTGTCCAGCTACGACGGCCACTGGAATTTCCTGGAGCCTTTACCGGACCATCAGCTGCCGCAGCCGGCCAGTAAAGGCGGGGCGACCGGTCTTACGGTGAATGATCGCTTCTTTGAGCGTTTCAGCGCTTATAAGGCCAACTACCGCTATGCCGAGGGGGAGTTCCACTGGCTGGACAACCTGCAGAAGTCGAAGCACTGTGAAGAGTTTATCCGTCCGCCGCAACTGCTGGCGGAAGAGAGGGAGGCCGACTATCAGCAGCAAAAGGATTATTACCTCGGCACCTATATACAACGGGAAGAAATCAGCCAATCATTCCTTAAAGGAGGATACCTGCCTGCGCCTGTAGGCGTGGCGCCGGCCCAGCCTGCACGCTTTAACGTGGATGCGCAGCGTTTCCTGAAAGGTACGCTGGTATTCTGTATCCTCGCCCTTATCATTCAGACGGTCTATTCCTTTAACAGCAAAAAGGTACCGGTATTCAGCGACCGTATCTATCTGGATACCGCCAATGTCAGTAAACCGGTGGTGTCTCCTTCTTTTAAGCTGGAAGGGAAAACGTCCAACCTGGAGGTGCAGCTGGAAACGGATGTGGATAACAGCTGGTGCGAAGTGGAAGTGAACCTGGTCAACGAACAAACCGGAAAAGAAACGGCCTTTGTGGTGGGCGCTGAATTTTACAGCGGCGTATCCGAGGGAGAGTCCTGGAGCGAGGGTTCCCGTATGCAGAAAGAGTTTGTATGCAGCGTTCCGGAGGGCAGCTACCATTTTGTGACCACCTTCAGCAAGGGCGACGACCGGCGGCCGGTGAACATCGGGCTGACGGCCTGGTGGGATGTGCCTTCCTGGTGGAATGCCGTACTGCTGTCTGTGCTGATGACGATCGTCGCCGTTATTATATGGGCCATCCGCCGGTCATTCGAAGCCCGCCGATGGGCGGGAAGTAATCTTTAACATTGCTACCAATGAACACCATCATCCATACAATGAAGGGATTTTGGCAGAGAGATAAATTGCTTATCTGCCTGTTTACTTTATTCCTGGCGGCACTGCTGCTGAGTAACCACTATGGTTACCGGATCTGCAACTGTACCAGCACCGACAAATGGCAGCCCGGCGAAAGCCGTAACAGCCGGTCACATGGCGGTATTAATCGTTTTCATCATAAATAACATCCTTTTATGGAAGTATTGCAGTTTAAGTACATCCTCGCCTCTATTGTGTATTCGTTGCTGGGCGTGATTATCCTGGTCGTGGCTTTCTGGCTGGTGGACCGGATCACCCCGGAGAATGCCTGGAAAGAAATTGTGCATAACAAAAATGTAGCGCTGGCGATCGTGGTAGGGGCCTTTATCATTGCGATGGGGCTTATTATCAGTTCAGCGATTCACGGTTAAACATCGGGAGCGAGTGGAGGTATTATTACTTTTTTCGGTATTTGTCATCGCTACCTGCGGGCTTATCTACGAGCTGGTGGCCGGCACGCTGGCGAGTTACCTGCTGGGTGATTCCGTGACGCAGTTTTCCACCATTATCGGTGTATACCTGTTTGCGATGGGGATAGGCGCTTGGTTATCGCGCTTTTTTAAGAAGGAATTATTAAGCTGGTTTATTCAGCTGGAGATACTGGTAGGCTTTGTGGGCGGCATCAGTTCCGCGGCGCTGTTCCTGTTGTTTGAACATGCGTTGTCTTTCCGGCTGGTGCTGTACCTGCTGGTAGGGCTTACCGGTACGCTGGTAGGGCTGGAGCTGCCGTTGCTGATGAATATCCTGAAGAACCGGTACGAGTTCCGCGACCTGGTGTCGAGGGTGTTTACCTTCGATTATATCGGGGCGCTGCTGGCGTCGATCGTATTTCCCTTGCTCCTGGTGCCTCACCTGGGCCTCATCCGCACATCCTGCTTCTTTGGTATCCTCAATGTACTGGTGGCGCTGATCGTGCTGGTAAAATTCCGGCAGGAAATCAAATGGGCGGCATATTTAAAGATAAAGGCGGTAGCGGTGATCGTTTGCCTGGCAGGTATTTTCTTTCAGGCAGACGCTATTATGAGTTTCGCGGAGGGGATGGCTTTCCGCGACCCTGTTATCTTTGCGCATACTTCTCCCTATCAGCGGATTGTACTGACCAGCGGTAAATCGGACCTGCGGTTGTATCTGAATGGCAACCTGCAGTTCAGTTCATCAGACGAGTACCGTTACCACGAAGCGCTGGTACACCCGGTGATGATGTACAGCGGGCGCCGTCAGCGGGCGCTGGTCCTCGGCGGTGGCGATGGCATGGCCGCCCGGGAGTTGCTGAAGTACCCCGATGTGGAGCATATTACGCTGGTAGACCTGGACCCGGCCATGACGCGGCTTTTCAAAGGCAATACCTTGCTGACAAAACTCAACGCGCACTCCCTGCAGTCGCCCAAACTGTCAATCGTCAACGCAGACGCTTTCCAGTGGATCAAAGAGAACAAAGACCCTTACGATGTGGTGATCATCGATTTCCCCGATCCGGGCAACTATGCCGTAGGGAAGTTATACACCACTGCTTTCTACCGCCACCTGCGGCGTTCTCTCAATAATAACAGCGTAGTGGTAGTACAGTCAACGTCTCCTTATGTGGCTCCCCGCGCTTTCTGGTGTGTAGACACCACCCTGCGGGCCTGCGGCTATCAGACGATCCCTTATCACACCTATGTGCCTTCCTTCGGGGAGTGGGGATATGTGATGGCTTCTCCCGGCGCACTGCATCAGCAACAGGATAGCGTACCGGAAGGGTTGCGTTATTTTGCAGCGGGCGTATTCCCGCAGATGCGGTTGTTTACAGCAGATATGGATAAAAGGGAGGTACGTCCCAATCAATTGAATAACCAGGTATTGGTACAATATTTTGAAGATGAATGGGGGAGATACCAGGAGTAAACCACTGAGCAGGAAAGACTTCCTGCGGTACATGGCGCTGGTGGCCGGAGGAACGGTGACCCTCGGGCAGTACCTGGCCTGTACCAATAAGACTGATAAATACGCTCATATCACAGGCAAGATAAACGGTGCGTCTGCCGCCGTGGGCCATCGTTTGCGTGAGGGCGGTTTTCCTGAACCTGCCGTTGTTGGTCATACGAATACGGTGATTGCCGGCAGCGGCGTAGCCGGGCTCACCGCCGCACGGAAGCTGCGGCAGCACAATATCCCATTCAAAGTGCTGGAGCTGGAACCCGGGGTGGGCGGAAACGCCGGCTGGGGAGAGAGTACCTATTCCGCTTATCCGCTGGGGGCGCATTACCTGCCGTTGCCTAACCTGGAAAACAAGCCACTGCTGGCGTTACTGGAGGAAGCAGGTATCCTTACCGGTTACGATGCTGCCGGGGTACCGGTGTATAATGAAACGGACCTCTGTTTTGATCCGGAGGAGCGGCTGTTTATTCATCACCGGTGGCAGGAAGGACTGATACCTCAACTGGGTATTTCCAGCGACACGGCCGCTGAAATACAGCGTTTTCTGGCGGAGATGGAGCGTTTGCGCGGTGTGAAGGGCGCCGATCAGCGGTTTGCCTTTGATATTCCCGTCGCCTGCAGCTCCACGGACCCGCAATTCACCGCGCTCGACCGGCTCACCATGAAAGCCTGGATGCAGCAGCAGGGTTATGTTTCCGAAGAGCTGCACTGGTATATCGACTATTGCTGCCGCGATGACTATGGCGCTGCGTCGGACGTTGTCAGCGCCTGGGCCGGCATTCACTATTTTGCCGGCCGTAAAGGCAGGGCGGCAAATGCGGAGCCATCGCAGGTGCTGACATGGCCGCAGGGCAATGGGCGGCTGATTCAACATCTGCTGCAATTCAGCAAAGACGCGTTGTTACCCAACAGCCTGGTGTACCGTGTAACGCCTGCGGGCGACAAGGTATACGTGGATTATTATGACGTGAAGGAACACCGGGCTAAACGCATAATAGCAGACCATTGCATCCTGGCCATTCCGCAGTTTGTGGCGCATCGTTTGTTGCCGGACATGGCGCCTGCCTCCGGTTTCGTATATTCTCCGTGGTTAGTGGCCAACGTGACGCTGGACGAAGTGCCCTCGTCCAGCGGCTATCCGCTGAGCTGGGATAATGTGGTGTATAAAGGGCGGTCGCTGGGGTATGTCAATGCGCAACAACAGACGTTGTCTACAGCGGCTCCCAAAAAGCAGGTCATCACCTGGTACCTGCCGCTCGATCACCTGGAGCCGGTCGCTTCCCGGCAATACGCACTGGCGCTGGACCATGCTCATTGGGTGAAACTGATCACAGATGAACTGGAAGTGGCGCACAAGGGCATCCACCGGTTGATCCGGCAGATAGACATACAGGTGTGGGGCCACGGCATGATAAGGCCTTACCCGGGCTTTATCAGCGGCGCTGTATTAAAAGCGGCGCGTCAATATCCCTATCCGAATGTATTTACCGCACATGCTGACCTCAGCGGTATTTCTATTTTCGAAGAAGCTTTTTATCATGGCAACAGGGCTGCGGAAGCTGTGCTGGCGCGTTGCTGAACAATAAAGCGCCCCGGGAGCAGTATGCTTCCCGGGGCGTCATGGATATGCAGATAAATACTCAGTTCCAGCCGCCGCCGAGCGCCTGATAAATATTTACCATCGCATTCAGCTGCTGTTTTTTGGTTTCGATGAGTTCAAATTTTGACTCCAGTGCATCGCGTTGTGTCATCAGCACCTCCATATAGTCGGCCCTTGCAGATTTAAACAGGTCGTTGGAGATAGTAATGGACTGCGTGAGTGCTGCTACCTGCCTGGATTTCAGGTCGTAGCTTTTCTCCAGGTTGTTGATTTTGGCCAGCTGGTTGGCTACCTCTACATACGCGTTTAAGATGGTGCGTTCGTAGTTGTAGACCGCCTGTAACTGTTTGGCGTTGGCGCTATAGTAGGTGGCTTTTATCGCGTTCCTGTTGACCAGCGGCGCTACCAGTTCCCCTGCCACGGAGTACAGCATGGATTCCGGTGTTCTCAGCAGGTATCCCGGGCTGAAAGCGTTGTAGCCAAAAGCGGCGGAGATGCCCAGCGATGGGTAGAACTGCGCTTTGGCGACTTTGATATCCAGCTGCGCTGCTGCCAGGGCCAGTTCCGCCTGTTTGATGTCCGGGCGGTTGGCCAGCAGTTGAGAGGGCAGGCCGGCATGGATAGAGGCGGGCACCAGCTCATCGAAATGTTGACCGTCTCTTGGGACGGGCTGCGGATACCTTGCCAGCAGGAAGTTGATCCTGTTCTCCGTTTCGGTGATTTTCTGCTGAATATCGTATTGCAGGCTTTGTGTTTTCAGCACTTCCGCTTCAAATTTACGTACGGCCAGTTCCGTTACACGGGTGGCTTCTTTCTCCAGCTTCACGATATCGAGGGCGTTCTGCTGTATCTCCATGTTCTTTTTCACGATCTCCAGCTGGTTGTCCAGCGCCAGCAGCTCGTAGTAGGAGTTGGCGACTTCGGCCACCAGGTTGGTGATGACGAAGTTGCGGCCTTCGACGGTAGAGAGGTAGCGGGCCACGGCTGCTTTTTTGGCGTTGTGCAGTTTGTGCCAGATGTCTACTTCCCAATTGGCGTATACCCCTAACAGGTAGTCGGGCAGCGGGTCGGGCATTTCTTTTCCCGGCTTGATTTCTGTCGTTTCTTCCAGTGCGCCGATATTGGTATAACGGCCTACCTTGTCCAGCCCTGCGCCGGCCCTTAGTCCTACAGAAGGCAGGTATTCGCCTTTTTTCGCCCTTACTTCATTGCGGGCGATCTCTATCTCCTGTAGGGTGATATTCAGTTCCTGGTTATTCTTCAGCGCAGTGTCTATCAGCGCTGCCAGGTGAGGGTCGGTAAAATATTCCTTCCACCTTATCTGTGCGGTGTTGGTGCTGTCCTGCGTGTTGTTGTAACTGGCAGGCACTTCTTTGCTGGCTGTCTTTCCCGTCAGCTCCGGCACTTTACAGGCCGCATAGGTGAGGGAAAGGCAGATAATACCTATATATGATTTTTTTCCTGGCATGATGATCAGTTTCTTGGGTTTAAGCTGTCTTCTTCCATGATGATGATCTTGCGTTCTGTCAGCGGTTTCTCATCTTCATCTTTGATCAGCTTGCGTTTGGCGGCGATGGTGCCGAATATGTAATATAGTCCCGGGATGAGGATAACGCCGAAGATGGTGCCTATCAGCATACCGCCGAGCGAGGAGGCACCGATGGTGCGGTTGCCGATAGCGCCCGGACCGGTGGCGAAGATCAGCGGTATCAGCCCTGCGATAAACGCGAGGGAGGTCATCAGGATCGGGCGGAAACGGGTTTTGGCGCCTTCGATGGCTGCGTCAAATACGGGTACGCCGGAACGGTGTTTCTGTGCCGCGAATTCCACGATCAGCACGGCGTTTTTACCGAGCAGGCCTACGAGCATGATCAGGCCTACCTGTGCGTAGATATCGTTGGACAGTCCCATCAGTTTGATCAGGAAGAAGGAACCGAATACGCCGGCGGGCAGGGAGAGCACTACCGCCAGCGGCAGTACGAAGCTTTCATACTGAGCGGCGAGGATCAGGTATACGAAGAACAGTACGATCAGGAAGATGTACAGGGCTTCGTTGCCGCGGCCTGCTTCATCTTTGGAGAGGCCTTCCCAGTCGATGCCGTAGCCATGCGGTAGTGTTTTGGCGGCCACTTCCTGGATGATTTTGATGGCTTCGCCGCTGCTGTAGCCTGCTGCGGGCTCTCCGCGGATAGCGGAGGAGTTGTACATATTGTACCGGGTGATTTCATTGAGGCCGTGTGTTTTTTTGATGCTCATGAAAGCGGAGTAGGGCACCATTTCATCCCGGTTGTTTTTTACGTAGAGGTTCATCAGGTCGTCCGGCAGCCTGCGGTATTCCGGTGCGGCCTGCACATATACTTTCAGGAAGTTGCCGAAGCGGATGAAGCCCAGTTCGTAGGTACTGCCGATGAGGATGGAGAGGTTGTCCATGGCTTTGCCGATAGAGACGCCTTTCTGCATGGCTGCCTGGTTGTCTATCTGCAGTTCATATTGCGGATAGTTGGCGCTGTAGAAGGTGAACAGGCCGGTCAGCTCTTTGCGTTGTTTCAGCGCGGCCATAAATTCATCGTTCACTTTTTCCATCTCCTTGTAATCATCGCTGTTGGTTTTATCCAGCAGGCGGAGGGAGAAGCCACCGGCAGCGCCATAGCCAGGTACGGCGGGGGGACCGAAGAACTCGATGGTGGCGCCGGGTATCTCTTTACATTTTTCTTCCAGTTCAGCGATGATCTGGTTGACAGAATGTTTCCTTTCAGACCAGCCTTTGAGGTTGATCAGGCAGGTGCCGGCATTAGAGCCGCGGCCTTCTGTGAGCACTTCGTAGCCTGCCAGCGCGGAAACGGACTGTATGCCTTCCACGTGTTCGGCGATTTCCTGTACTTTTTTGGCGAGATCGTTGGTGCGTTCCAGTGTGGAGCCGGGGGGCGTCTGGATGATAGCGTAGATCATGCCCTGGTCTTCGCTGGGGATAAAGCCGGATGGCAGCACCTGGCTTACGCCGAAGATGCCGGCGCCGAATGCCAGCAGGACGCCGAAGGTGATCACCCTGCGGCTGACGATTTTTTCCATCAGGCGGGTGTAGCGGCCGGTAAGTTTTTCGAAGCCGTTGTTGAACGCGTCGAGGAAAAACTGTATGGGCGTTTTTTTCTTCGGCTGGCCGTGGTTGTTTTTCAGCAGGATGGCGCAGAGCACGGGGGTGAGCGTGAGGGCTACCACGCCGGATAGCACGATGGAAGTAGCCATGGTGATGGCGAACTGCCGGTAGAAGATGCCTACGGGGCCTGGCATGAACGACACCGGGATAAACACCGCCGCCATTACAAAGGTGATGGCCACGATGGCGCCGCTGATCTCATGCAGTACTTTTTTGGTGGCTGCATAAGGGGAGAGGTGTTCTTCTTCCATTTTGGCGTGCACCGCTTCTATCACCACGATGGCGTTGTCCACCACGATACCGATGGCCAGTACCAGGGCGAACAGGGTGATGAGGTTGATGGTGAGGCCGAAGACCTGCATGAAGAAGAAGGCGCCCACCAGCGATACGGGTACCGCGAGGGTGGGGATGAGCGTAGAGCGCCAGTCGCCGAGGAAGAGGAATACCACTACTGCCACCAGCACAAAGGCTTCGCCGAGGGTGTGGATCACTTTTTCGATGGACGCGTCGAGGAAGGTGGACACGTCGTAGCTGATTTCGTAGTCCATGCCCGGCGGGAAATCGGCTTTCATTTCCTGCAGTTTGGCTTTTACTTCCCTGATAACGTCGCTGGCGTTGCTGCCGTAGGTTTGTTTCAGTACAATGGCCGAAGACGGGTGGTTGTTCAGATTGGAATAGATGTCATAGAATTCGCTGCCCAGTTCCACGTCTGCTATGTCTTTCAGGCGGAGGATCTCGCCGTTGGCGTTGGCGCGGATGATGACATCTTTATATTGTTCGGGCTGATTATATCGTCCCTGGTAGGTGAGCACGTATTCGAGGGCTTCCGAACGTTTACCGTCGCTGCGGCCGAGGCGGCCGGGGGAGCCGATGATGCTCTGGCTGCCGAGGGCTTCCATCACTTCGTCGGTGGATACGTTGTAGGCCCGCATCCTGTCGGGCTTCAGCCAGATACGCATAGCGTACTGGCGGCTACCGAGGATCTGGGCGCTGCCGATGCCTTTCACCCTGCTCAGTTCACGGAGGATGTTTACGTTGGAGTAGTTATACAGGAAATTTTCGTCCGCTTTGGGATCTTTACTGTATACGTTCACATACATCAGCATGTTGGGCTGGAGGATGTTTACTACGATACCTTCGCGTTGTACCAGCTCGGGGAGACGGTTGGTCACCTGTTCGATACGGTTCTTTACGTTCACCACGGCCTGATTGGGATCGGTACCGAGGTCAAAGACCACTTGTATGTTGGCCTCACCGGCGCTGGTGGCGTCGGAGGTCATGTACTTCATGCCCGGAACGCCGTTGACCGACTTCTCCAGCGGGATGAGCACGGATTTTACCAGCACGTCTGCGCTGGCCCCCGGGTAGGCTACGCTCACGATCACCCTTGGCGGCGCAATGGAGGGGAACTGTGAGGTAGGGAGGGTATTGATGGCCAGTACGCCCATGAAGATAATGACAAGGGATATCACTATCGCAAAGACGGGCCGTTTCATGAATATATTAAACATGTCTCTTTTTCTTTAGGTGGATGCTTACGTTATTCCGTTGGTAACTTCAGGTGAGAGATCACCTTTGCCGGTTCTTCATAGTCGAAGGTGATTTTGTCTTTGTCTTTCACCTTCCGTAAACCTTCCAGCAGTATTTTATCGTTTTCGGCCAGTCCTTCCTGTACTACATACAGGTCGGGCATTTCAGCGCCGATGGTGATGGCTTTCAGCGTAACCACATTGTCTTTGCCCACTACGAAGACATATTTCTTATCCATGATCTCCATGGTTGCTTTCTGGGGGATGATGAGAGCGTTTTTGAGGGGCACGTCCATGAGGATGCTGCCCGTTTCCCCGTGTCTCAGCAGTTT encodes:
- a CDS encoding DUF4178 domain-containing protein, which translates into the protein MSDHFPSSFNCPACQRHHHLFDAEKTQMYVCGKCHTVIEAGPRGLFAAYKLHRPKGKPKLQTWQRGTLNGHAYTVIAVAERYEVNTPYSWFEYTLLRDNDHQLAYLSSYDGHWNFLEPLPDHQLPQPASKGGATGLTVNDRFFERFSAYKANYRYAEGEFHWLDNLQKSKHCEEFIRPPQLLAEEREADYQQQKDYYLGTYIQREEISQSFLKGGYLPAPVGVAPAQPARFNVDAQRFLKGTLVFCILALIIQTVYSFNSKKVPVFSDRIYLDTANVSKPVVSPSFKLEGKTSNLEVQLETDVDNSWCEVEVNLVNEQTGKETAFVVGAEFYSGVSEGESWSEGSRMQKEFVCSVPEGSYHFVTTFSKGDDRRPVNIGLTAWWDVPSWWNAVLLSVLMTIVAVIIWAIRRSFEARRWAGSNL
- a CDS encoding DUF350 domain-containing protein; its protein translation is MEVLQFKYILASIVYSLLGVIILVVAFWLVDRITPENAWKEIVHNKNVALAIVVGAFIIAMGLIISSAIHG
- a CDS encoding polyamine aminopropyltransferase, encoding MEVLLLFSVFVIATCGLIYELVAGTLASYLLGDSVTQFSTIIGVYLFAMGIGAWLSRFFKKELLSWFIQLEILVGFVGGISSAALFLLFEHALSFRLVLYLLVGLTGTLVGLELPLLMNILKNRYEFRDLVSRVFTFDYIGALLASIVFPLLLVPHLGLIRTSCFFGILNVLVALIVLVKFRQEIKWAAYLKIKAVAVIVCLAGIFFQADAIMSFAEGMAFRDPVIFAHTSPYQRIVLTSGKSDLRLYLNGNLQFSSSDEYRYHEALVHPVMMYSGRRQRALVLGGGDGMAARELLKYPDVEHITLVDLDPAMTRLFKGNTLLTKLNAHSLQSPKLSIVNADAFQWIKENKDPYDVVIIDFPDPGNYAVGKLYTTAFYRHLRRSLNNNSVVVVQSTSPYVAPRAFWCVDTTLRACGYQTIPYHTYVPSFGEWGYVMASPGALHQQQDSVPEGLRYFAAGVFPQMRLFTADMDKREVRPNQLNNQVLVQYFEDEWGRYQE
- a CDS encoding FAD-dependent oxidoreductase, yielding MNGGDTRSKPLSRKDFLRYMALVAGGTVTLGQYLACTNKTDKYAHITGKINGASAAVGHRLREGGFPEPAVVGHTNTVIAGSGVAGLTAARKLRQHNIPFKVLELEPGVGGNAGWGESTYSAYPLGAHYLPLPNLENKPLLALLEEAGILTGYDAAGVPVYNETDLCFDPEERLFIHHRWQEGLIPQLGISSDTAAEIQRFLAEMERLRGVKGADQRFAFDIPVACSSTDPQFTALDRLTMKAWMQQQGYVSEELHWYIDYCCRDDYGAASDVVSAWAGIHYFAGRKGRAANAEPSQVLTWPQGNGRLIQHLLQFSKDALLPNSLVYRVTPAGDKVYVDYYDVKEHRAKRIIADHCILAIPQFVAHRLLPDMAPASGFVYSPWLVANVTLDEVPSSSGYPLSWDNVVYKGRSLGYVNAQQQTLSTAAPKKQVITWYLPLDHLEPVASRQYALALDHAHWVKLITDELEVAHKGIHRLIRQIDIQVWGHGMIRPYPGFISGAVLKAARQYPYPNVFTAHADLSGISIFEEAFYHGNRAAEAVLARC
- a CDS encoding TolC family protein — translated: MPGKKSYIGIICLSLTYAACKVPELTGKTASKEVPASYNNTQDSTNTAQIRWKEYFTDPHLAALIDTALKNNQELNITLQEIEIARNEVRAKKGEYLPSVGLRAGAGLDKVGRYTNIGALEETTEIKPGKEMPDPLPDYLLGVYANWEVDIWHKLHNAKKAAVARYLSTVEGRNFVITNLVAEVANSYYELLALDNQLEIVKKNMEIQQNALDIVKLEKEATRVTELAVRKFEAEVLKTQSLQYDIQQKITETENRINFLLARYPQPVPRDGQHFDELVPASIHAGLPSQLLANRPDIKQAELALAAAQLDIKVAKAQFYPSLGISAAFGYNAFSPGYLLRTPESMLYSVAGELVAPLVNRNAIKATYYSANAKQLQAVYNYERTILNAYVEVANQLAKINNLEKSYDLKSRQVAALTQSITISNDLFKSARADYMEVLMTQRDALESKFELIETKKQQLNAMVNIYQALGGGWN
- a CDS encoding efflux RND transporter permease subunit codes for the protein MFNIFMKRPVFAIVISLVIIFMGVLAINTLPTSQFPSIAPPRVIVSVAYPGASADVLVKSVLIPLEKSVNGVPGMKYMTSDATSAGEANIQVVFDLGTDPNQAVVNVKNRIEQVTNRLPELVQREGIVVNILQPNMLMYVNVYSKDPKADENFLYNYSNVNILRELSRVKGIGSAQILGSRQYAMRIWLKPDRMRAYNVSTDEVMEALGSQSIIGSPGRLGRSDGKRSEALEYVLTYQGRYNQPEQYKDVIIRANANGEILRLKDIADVELGSEFYDIYSNLNNHPSSAIVLKQTYGSNASDVIREVKAKLQEMKADFPPGMDYEISYDVSTFLDASIEKVIHTLGEAFVLVAVVVFLFLGDWRSTLIPTLAVPVSLVGAFFFMQVFGLTINLITLFALVLAIGIVVDNAIVVIEAVHAKMEEEHLSPYAATKKVLHEISGAIVAITFVMAAVFIPVSFMPGPVGIFYRQFAITMATSIVLSGVVALTLTPVLCAILLKNNHGQPKKKTPIQFFLDAFNNGFEKLTGRYTRLMEKIVSRRVITFGVLLAFGAGIFGVSQVLPSGFIPSEDQGMIYAIIQTPPGSTLERTNDLAKKVQEIAEHVEGIQSVSALAGYEVLTEGRGSNAGTCLINLKGWSERKHSVNQIIAELEEKCKEIPGATIEFFGPPAVPGYGAAGGFSLRLLDKTNSDDYKEMEKVNDEFMAALKQRKELTGLFTFYSANYPQYELQIDNQAAMQKGVSIGKAMDNLSILIGSTYELGFIRFGNFLKVYVQAAPEYRRLPDDLMNLYVKNNRDEMVPYSAFMSIKKTHGLNEITRYNMYNSSAIRGEPAAGYSSGEAIKIIQEVAAKTLPHGYGIDWEGLSKDEAGRGNEALYIFLIVLFFVYLILAAQYESFVLPLAVVLSLPAGVFGSFFLIKLMGLSNDIYAQVGLIMLVGLLGKNAVLIVEFAAQKHRSGVPVFDAAIEGAKTRFRPILMTSLAFIAGLIPLIFATGPGAIGNRTIGASSLGGMLIGTIFGVILIPGLYYIFGTIAAKRKLIKDEDEKPLTERKIIIMEEDSLNPRN